The DNA segment GCACGCTGGTGGGCGAACGCGGCGTCAAGCTCTCCGGCGGCGAGCGTCAGCGCGTGGCGCTGGCGCGTGCGTTCCTGGCCGATGCGCCGATCCTGATTCTGGACGAGGCGACCTCAAGCCTGGATTCGGAATCGGAAGCGCTGATTACGGAGGCAATGGAGCGGCTGATGAAGGGGCGGACCTCGATCGTGATCGCGCACCGCTTCTCCACGGTGCGCGGTCTCGACCGGATTCTGGTGTTCGACCATGGCCGGATCGCAGAGCAGGGCACGCACGCGTTGCTTTCGCGGCGAAGCGGCGGAATCTATCGGAGCCTGTTCGAGCGCCAGGCGTCCGAATTCATGACCAGCGCGGCGGCGGGGTGAGGCATCGCCCCGCCGGGCCAGCTACGGCAGCGGCACGCTGCTCCACACCAGCGTCACGCCGGAGAGGAACAAAAGCCCGAGCACGACGTCACGGAAATTTCCATCACTCAAGGCGTGATAGGTGCGCGTGCCGAGCCATGCGCCGCCGATCGTTGCCGGCAATACGACGAGTGCCAGCCACATCGTCTCGCGGGTGATCAGCCCTGAGCCCGCCTGTGCGATCAACGCGGCCGTCAGGATCGTCCAGTTGAACATCTGGAACAGGCCGCGCCGCTCATCCTTGCCCCAGCCGCGCACGCTCGCCCACAGAATAGGAACGGGACCGGAGAGGCCGGCGAGCCCGCCGAGCACGCCGCCGACAAAGCCGATGCCGGTGTCGGCCGCCTTGCCGCCGATATTCGAGGCGATCGGCTGACGCTGGAAATAGAGCGCGGCCGGAAAAATCAGAAGCAGGACGCCGACCGAAAGTTTGAACAGCCGCGGATCGGCATAGGCGACCAGCAAGGTGCCGATCGGCACGCCGGCCAGTCCGCCGAGCACAAAGGGCCACACCAGCTTGAAGTCAATCGACCGCCAGATCGACGGCATCGTCCAGGTCTGCGCGATGATGGAGCACACCAGCACCAGCTGGACCGCGACATCCGGCGTCACAACGTAAAGCCAGATGCCGAGCGCCATCAGCGCGGTGCCGAAACCGGCAAGCCCTGAGACAAAGCCGCCGGCAAGCGCGCCGAACATCAGCACCCCGACGGTTATTCCGTTCATGTTGTTATTGGCCGCTGCTCTGCCGGGGTCCGAAGATCGCGGTGTAAAGATCGGTGGTATGCCCGCCGGAGGGAATGCCGTAGGCGGTCGGAGCGTCCGCTTCCGGCGGCGGCGCGGGTGGCGCGGGTTGTTGTGCGACCGACTGAACCGGTGCGGGCTGGGGCGCCGGTTGCGGCGGCGTGC comes from the Bradyrhizobium erythrophlei genome and includes:
- a CDS encoding sulfite exporter TauE/SafE family protein, translated to MNGITVGVLMFGALAGGFVSGLAGFGTALMALGIWLYVVTPDVAVQLVLVCSIIAQTWTMPSIWRSIDFKLVWPFVLGGLAGVPIGTLLVAYADPRLFKLSVGVLLLIFPAALYFQRQPIASNIGGKAADTGIGFVGGVLGGLAGLSGPVPILWASVRGWGKDERRGLFQMFNWTILTAALIAQAGSGLITRETMWLALVVLPATIGGAWLGTRTYHALSDGNFRDVVLGLLFLSGVTLVWSSVPLP